Proteins found in one Acanthopagrus latus isolate v.2019 chromosome 3, fAcaLat1.1, whole genome shotgun sequence genomic segment:
- the yars1 gene encoding tyrosine--tRNA ligase, cytoplasmic, translating to MADQLSPDEKLNLITRNLQEVLGEEKVKQVLQERELKVYWGTATTGKPHVAYFVPMSKIADFLKAGCEVTILFADLHAYLDNMKAPWELLELRVKYYEQVIKAMLESIGVPLDKLKFVKGTDYQLSREYTLDVYRLSSMVTEHDAKKAGAEVVKQVEHPLLSGLLYPGLQALDEEYLKVDAQFGGVDQRKIFTLAEKYLPSLGYAKRAHLMNPMVPGLTGAKMSSSEEESKIDLLDTKEDVKKKLKKAFCEPGNIQNNGVLSFVKYVLFPLRGEFCVKRDPKWGGDKIYTAFEEVEKEFAEETIHPGDLKASVEVALNQLLEPIRKKFESPELRKLTNSAYPSASKTKAAGKGAKAGGGGAGGDNDELSPSRLDIRVGKIVSVEKHPDADSLYLEKIDVGEAEPRTVVSGLVAYISQEDLQDRMVLVLCNLKPQKMRGIESQAMLLCASIEGEPRRVEPLDPPEGSSPGEQVFVEGYENGKPDDKLNPKKKVWEKLQVDLKISDECVAQWKDNQLMTKLGQITCKTLKGGNIS from the exons ATGGCAGATCAGCTGAGTCCAGATGAGAAGTTGAACCTCATCACCAGGAACCTCCAG GAGGTCCTTGGAGAGGAGAAGGTGAAGCAGGTTCTTCAGGAGAGAGAGCTGAAGGTGTACTGGGGCACAGCGACCACCGGCAAACCCCACGTCGCCTACTTCGTCCCCATGTCCAAGATCGCAGACTTCCTCAAGGCCGGGTGTGAG GTCACCATTCTGTTTGCAGACTTGCACGCCTACCTAGACAACATGAAGGCCCCctgggagctgctggagctgaggGTGAAGTACTATGAGCAGGTCATCAAGGCCATGTTGGAGAGCATCGGTGTGCCTCTGGATAAACTCAAGTTTGTCAAAGGAACTGACTACCAGCTGAGCAG AGAGTACACTCTGGATGTGTACCGTCTGTCCTCCATGGTGACGGAGCACGATGCTAAGAAGGCTGGAGCTGAGGTCGTCAAACAGGTGGAGCACCCACTGCTGAGTGGTCTGCTCTACCCAGGACTACAG GCTCTGGATGAAGAGTACCTCAAGGTGGACGCCCAGTTTGGAGGAGTTGATCAGAGGAAGATTTTCACTCTGGCAGAGAAG TACCTGCCCTCTCTCGGCTACGCCAAACGCGCCCATCTGATGAACCCGATGGTACCAGGACTGACAGGAGCCAAGATGAGCTCCTCAGAGGAA GAGTCAAAGATTGATCTCCTGGACACCAAAGAAGAcgtgaagaagaagctgaagaaagCTTTCTGCGAGCCAGGCAACATCCAGAACAACGGAGTCCTCTCCTTTGTCAAATACGTCCTCTTCCCTCTACGCGGAG AGTTCTGCGTCAAAAGAGACCCAAAGTGGGGTGGAGACAAAATCTACACTGCGTTTgaagaggtggagaaggagtTTGCTGAAGAG ACCATCCATCCAGGAGACCTGAAGGCCTCAGTGGAAGTTGCACTAAAccagctgctggagccaatcagAAAGAAGTTTGAGTCTCCTGAGCTCCGCAAACTTACAAACTCTGCCTACCCCAGCGCCTCAAAGACGA AAGCAGCAGGAAAGGGTGCcaaagcaggaggaggtggagcaggaggagacaaTGATGAGCTGTCTCCTTCCAGACTGGACATCAGGGTGGGCAAGATCGTCAGTGTGGAGAAG CATCCAGATGCCGACTCGCTGTACCTGGAGAAGATTGATGTGGGAGAGGCGGAGCCGAGGACGGTGGTCAGCGGGCTCGTGGCCTATATTTCACAGGAGGACTTACAGGACAGGATGGTGTTGGTGCTGTGCAATCTGAAACCCCAGAAGATGCGAGGGATCGAGTCTCAAGCCATGCTGCTGTGTGCCTCGAT TGAAGGGGAGCCGAGAAGGGTGGAGCCTCTGGACCCTCCAGAGGGGTCATCGCCAGGAGAACAGGTCTTTGTGGAGGGATATGAGAACGGCAAACCCGATGACAAACTCAACCCAAAGAAGAAGGTGTGGGAGAAACTACAG gTGGACCTGAAGATCTCAGATGAGTGTGTAGCTCAGTGGAAAGACAACCAGCTGATGACCAAACTAGGACAGATCACATGTAAGACACTCAAAGGAGGCAACATCAGTTAG